A genomic window from Purpureocillium takamizusanense chromosome 2, complete sequence includes:
- a CDS encoding uncharacterized protein (COG:S~EggNog:ENOG503P83D~SECRETED:SignalP(1-18~SECRETED:cutsite=VIA-SP~SECRETED:prob=0.7623)) has translation MRLSITAVAAILATGVIASPAIDPREAEADPWCRRPGQPCKRNAFAGPTLAPRVAEADPDPWCTRPGQPCKRFPEPTMAPREAEPEPQPEPEPEAEAEADPWCRRPGQPCKRQPDPWCTRPGQPCKRAEPTLVARVPEPAPWCTRPGQPCKRTAAPVADLVAREPVDNVIETLANVVRSEGEIVARDPEPEPWCRRPGQPCKRTPGPDVSNAVGGAAWSAKRAVADLIQLVARSTGNPEQYVRDLGMEEEVKRSPEAEADPWCRRPGQPCRRSIADLTELHEADKRWCRRPGQPCRKAKRVAEAVLNAIGGEDLAKRDEHGALETIHNFAREVMEM, from the coding sequence ATGAGACTGTCCATCACCGCTGTGGCGGCGATCCTCGCCACTGGCGTCATCGCCTCGCCAGCCATCGATCCCCGCGAGGCGGAAGCCGACCCgtggtgccgtcgccccgGCCAGCCCTGCAAGCGAAATGCCTTTGCCGGACCTACCCTCGCTcctcgcgtcgccgaggccgatcCTGACCCATGGTGCACCCGCCCGGGCCAGCCCTGCAAGCGATTCCCCGAGCCGACCATGGCTccccgcgaggccgagccggagccgcagccggagcccgagcccgaggctgaggccgaggccgatccttggtgccgccgccccggacAGCCCTGCAAGCGCCAGCCCGACCCGTGGTGCACTCGTCCCGGCCAGCCTTGCAAGCGTGCCGAGCCcacgctcgtcgcccgcgtccccgAGCCCGCCCCCTGGTGCACTCGCCCGGGCCAGCCCTGCAAGCGTACTGCCGCCCCCGTGGCCGACCTGGTCgcccgcgagcccgtcgacaaTGTCATTGAGACGCTGGCCAACGTGGTCCGCTCCGAGGGCGAAATCGTCGCTCGCGACCCCGAGCCTGAGCcctggtgccgccgccccggccagcccTGCAAGCGTACCCCTGGCCCCGATGTGAGCAACGCCGTCGGAGGAGCCGCCTGGAGCGCcaagcgcgccgtcgccgacctcatccagctcgtcgcccgctccACCGGCAACCCCGAGCAGTACGTCCGCGATCTCggcatggaggaggaggtcaaGCGCTcccccgaggccgaggccgacccctggtgccgccgccccggacagccctgccgccgctccatcgccgacctGACGGAGCTTCACGAGGCCGACAAGCGCTGGTGCAGACGCCCCGGCCAGCCCTGccgcaaggccaagcgcgtcgccgaggccgtcctcaacgccatcggcggcgaggacctcgccaagcgcgacgagcacggcgccctcgagacCATCCACAACTTTGCCCGCGAGGTCATGGAGATGTAA
- a CDS encoding uncharacterized protein (EggNog:ENOG503P6HD), with protein sequence MDCPPPLLDSRYGSLTFPQFLDGVPSMFPRAESLHLTVQWRNPRPERWGMPNPTQAAFQTAEEAIMRPLDGMVRRLGPHVRDCSIAIPSSMYGPRRRRAKEAGAVVEQACYGGCLERYWRPLDGCAHRAGYWVRHGHKDIALPYMSPTEICMEDWILFYGV encoded by the coding sequence ATGgactgcccgccgcccctgctgGACTCGCGGTACGGCAGCCTCACGTTCCCGCagttcctcgacggcgtccccAGCATGTTCCCGCGCGCCGAAAGCCTTCACCTGACGGTGCAGTGGCGCAACCCGCGACCCGAGCGCTGGGGCATGCCCAACCCGACGCAGGCGGCCTtccagacggccgaggaggccatcaTGCGCCCGCTCGACGGCATGGTGCGGCGCCTAGGCCCGCACGTGCGCGACTGCTCCATCGCCATCCCCAGCTCCATGTacggcccgcggcgccggcgcgcaaaggaggccggcgccgtcgtcgagcaggcctgCTACGGCGGCTGTCTGGAGCGGTACTGGCGGCCGCTGGACGGCTGCGCGCACCGCGCGGGCTACTGGGTGCGGCACGGCCACAAGGACATTGCGCTCCCGTACATGAGCCCGACCGAGATTTGCATGGAGGACTGGATCCTGTTTTACGGCGTgtga
- a CDS encoding uncharacterized protein (EggNog:ENOG503P6HD), which yields MATPSSPRLSSMLKSPFAASSRWINRRRGKTTDDPPALPVLPVQRPRPITPTPSCEDVVPHPGFAVAESPFFRKLPPEVRRQILIEAFGGQTVHMDLLYEAPASERPSPTGDVGHCGIPIWDVKESHEARLGGKSGKQWVWHGSVCHRNPPTPGPPGHRVQPSQDLCRFGAVGKGMCQLWPGEYPAKCFIGAMGWLLTCRQACVRVYPCLSSSLADPAVQVH from the coding sequence ATGGCCacgccgtcttctcctcgccTGAGCAGCATGCTCAAGTCGCCCTttgctgcgtcgtcgcgctggaTCAACCGCCGGCGTGGCAAGACAACCGATGACccgcccgccttgcccgTCCTGCCTGTCCAACGGCCGCGCCCCATCACGCCCACGCCGTCATGCGAAGACGTCGTCCCGCACCCTGGgtttgccgtcgccgaaaGCCCCTTCTTCCGGAAGCTGCCCCCCGAGGTCCGCCGCCAGATCCTCATCGAGGCGTTTGGCGGCCAGACGGTGCACATGGATCTGCTTTAcgaggcgcccgcctcggAACGCCCGTCCCCGACCGGTGACGTTGGGCACTGCGGCATCCCCATCTGGGACGTCAAAGAGTCCCACGAGGCGCGTCTGGGAGGCAAGTCGGGCAAGCAGTGGGTGTGGCACGGTTCCGTGTGCCATCGAAACCCGCCTACGCCTGGGCCCCCGGGACACCGCGTGCAGCCGTCGCAGGATCTGTGCCGCtttggcgccgtcggcaagggcatgTGCCAGCTATGGCCGGGCGAGTATCCGGCCAAGTGCTTCATCGGTGCcatgggctggctgctgACCTGTCGTCaagcgtgcgtgcgtgtctaCCCATGCTTGTCTAGCAGCCTTGCTGACCCGGCAGTCCAGGTACATTGA
- a CDS encoding uncharacterized protein (EggNog:ENOG503PCI5~COG:I) — MTDHIAARLAGLKPFGKQGRDDDDEGGQIDMDSVGGGGRHNRKTDHAKEQLRVSRALRIFLAKEGVIAERDAALDTELQSDAVRKLLSHTSFDAPKALLDRSHPLPEYFISSSHNTYLIAHQLYGTSSASAYETALKTGSRCVEIDAWDNSADEDEPKVTHGYTLVSHIPFRAVCETIRNVFDEETALAASDPTYAVAPVLLSLENHCGEHGQLRLVQIMKEVFGQRLLSEAVRETGHREQEGSGEHVSLQELGPRIAVIVEHHIPGEVDDSDDSPSSSESDDEDEKRAHNEYKASSKEKEAAASIIIPELAELGVYAQSVKPSDNSWYDPGQLVNGPHHHLINVSESGLAKHLPANAAAIAIHNAQHLMRVYPKGTRIGSSNLKPVAFWGLGAQICALNWQTFGTSNQLNDALFSGSEGYVLKPAALRAGGTGVIGTGRNKRLRLHVAGATDIPLHEDREADSIKPYLTCNLYSPCRIDGETNKRKTSPYKHHKLGILHRGDSNPPATDPIWHETLEWTYEDNELVFLRMLIKSDDAWARNPMFAVAAVRLEYTVPGWSFIRMMDMKGGETKCTVLIRFEVEEV, encoded by the coding sequence atgacGGACCACATCGCCGcacgcctcgccggcctcaaACCCTTTGGCAAAcagggccgcgacgatgacgacgagggcggacAGATTGACATGGACAGcgtgggaggaggcggccgccatAACCGCAAGACCGACCATGCCAAGGAGCAGCTGAGGGTGAGCCGCGCGCTCAGGATCTTCCTCGCCAAAgagggcgtcatcgccgagcGGGACGCGGCCCTGGACACGGAGCTGCAGAGCGACGCCGTGCGCAAGCTGCTGAGCCACACCTCGTTTGACGCGCCCAAGGCCCTACTCGACCGCTCCCACCCTCTGCCAGAGTACTTTATCAGCTCCAGCCACAACACCTATCTCATTGCCCATCAGCTCTATGGCAcctcatcggcgtcggcctaCGAGACGGCCCTCAAGACGGGCTCCCGATGCGTCGAAATTGACGCCTGGGACAACAGcgccgatgaggacgagCCCAAGGTCACCCACGGATACACCCTCGTCTCGCACATTCCGTTCCGCGCCGTCTGCGAGACAATCCGCAACGTCTttgacgaggagacggctCTGGCCGCGAGCGACCCGACCtacgccgtcgcgcccgttCTGCTATCGCTGGAGAACCACTGCGGTGAGCATGGGCAGCTCCGCCTGGTGCAGATCATGAAGGAGGTGTTTGGCCAACGCCTGCTGAGCGAGGCGGTGCGTGAAACTGGCCATCGCGAGCAAGAGGGCTCCGGTGAGCACGTCTCACTGCAGGAACTCGGCCCTCGCAttgccgtcatcgtcgagcacCACATCccgggcgaggtcgacgacagcgacgacagcccGTCTAGCTCCGAGtcggacgacgaagacgagaagAGGGCTCACAACGAGTACAAGGCCAGCAGtaaggagaaggaggcggccgccagcatcatcatcccgGAACTGGCCGAGCTTGGCGTGTACGCGCAGTCGGTTAAGCCGAGCGACAACTCGTGGTACGATCccggccagctcgtcaaCGGACCGCATCACCACCTCATCAACGTATCCGAGTCTGGCCTGGCCAAGCATCTCCCCGCCAACGCGGCCGCCATTGCCATCCACAACGCGCAGCACCTCATGCGCGTGTATCCCAAAGGCACGCGCATCGGCTCGTCCAACCTGAAGCCCGTCGCCTTTTGGGGGCTCGGTGCCCAGATCTGCGCCCTCAACTGGCAGACGTTTGGGACGAGCAATCAGCTCAACGACGCCCTCTTCAGCGGCTCCGAGGGCTACGTCCtcaagccggcggcgctgcgggcgggcggcaccggcgtcatcggcaccGGCCGCAACAAGAGGCTTCGCCTACACGTGGCCGGCGCGACCGACATTCCGCTGCACGAGGATCGCGAGGCCGACTCCATCAAGCCCTACCTCACGTGTAATCTGTACAGCCCGTGCAGGATTGATGGCGAGACGAACAAGCGCAAGACGTCGCCGTACAAGCACCACAAGCTCGGCATCCTGCACCGAGGCGACAGCAACCCGCCCGCGACGGACCCCATCTGGCACGAGACGCTCGAGTGGACGTACGAGGACAACGAGCTGGTGTTTCTGCGGATGCTCATCAAAAGTGACGACGCGTGGGCACGGAACCCCATGTTTGCGGTCGCAGCGGTGCGGCTCGAGTACACGGTGCCCGGCTGGAGCTTTATACGCATGATGGACATGAAGGGCGGCGAGACAAAGTGTACGGTTCTCATCAGGTttgaggtggaggaggtcTGA
- a CDS encoding uncharacterized protein (EggNog:ENOG503PWXU~TransMembrane:4 (i15-35o47-67i79-101o135-157i)), translating into MARPRVPTVYAFSQLFLRATCVALSLATFVTALYATTRYGYGKAVSGAFVASLLALPIDVVEVVALADARRHVARCSEGALCGLDFLTAVICAVVPTLVWLSSVGFVEHHCDSDRSQKECDREERNRREASDFVLAAWMMPMAVAALHIALCVFSCVDCGRRRRTRRRAQAQAESQ; encoded by the exons ATGGCTCGCCCCCGCGTCCCTACCGTGTACGCCTTCAGCCAACTCTTCCTCCGAGCCACCTGCGTTGCGCTGAGCCTCGCCACGTTTGTCACCGCACTGTACGCGACGACACGGTACGGCTACGGCAAGGCCGTGTCGGGGGCGTTTGTCGCG tCCCTGTTAGCCCTCCCCATTGATGTCGTCGAAgttgtcgccctcgccgatgcCCGGCGACACGTCGCCCGCTGCTCCGAAGGCGCCCTCTGCGGCCTCGACTTCTTGACCGCCGTCATCTGCGCCGTCGTGCCGACGCTGGTGTGGCTGTCGTCGGTGGGCTTCGTCGAGCACCACTGCGACTCGGACAGGTCCCAGAAGGAATGCGACCGCGAGGAGAGAAACCGGCGGGAGGCGTCCGACTTTGTGCTCGCGGCGTGGATGATGCCCATGGCTGTGGC GGCGCTTCACATTGCGCTATGTGTCTTTTCGTGCGTCGACTGCGGCcgacggaggaggacgaggaggagggcgcaggcgcaggcggagTCGCAATGA